TAGCAAAAGATTGCTCTAGAACTATACTGGATGGCAGGACAGCTGTAAGAGATTAATCACCTCTAGTGATCATTAATAGTGTCAgaccttgaaaaataaatgtttgtgtaCAGGGACTAACCCAAAATCCAGTAGCTACAGGTAGAAATGGGAATGAGTTTAAAGATCACTGCAGCCAAGCTCCACGTTAATTCTCTATTCTAGAATAACAAAACCAAGCTGTGTTTAACTTCCACAGATATAGATATGCTGGCTCTACAGCAAATACAAGCTCATTCTATAGATGATGAAGACAGTAATGCCTAGAATGGATCGATCTTATCTGCACTTTAAGTGAGCAACTGAAGATTGGCTAATTCATAGATAAGTTATCTGAGCCTGAAGATACTTCATATACTtacaggcagaggaaaaaataacaaaaagaaaatcagactcTATATTTTATGCTATCAACTTCTACATCGCTGAGTTTATCACTGTGACTCTCACTCAAATGCGTTACGTCTATGTAATATCAACTTGTCTTACCTCTAAGCGGCTTTGACAACTTGGAAGACTGCATAACCTTTTTTGGGTgacagctgtgcatggcattCAGAAACCTATCCaagctaaaatacattttcttttttgtcttccccagcTTATAATCTATCCCACAAGATGGCTCAGATGTATAGTCACCCCAAAGTGGTATTGCTTGATATTGTTTGCTCTGAACAgtctgcaggcagagcaaatattttaaacagcagcaaatacaactgtcatttatttttagcagtatCATCAGGGTCAAGTAAGTTCAAAGGTTGAAATAATTGCATTGTGAAACAAGATCACTCCAGATGAGGAATGAAGAATTTTGACAGATAGTTGCACACTGCAGTCAGCCTCAGAGTGCTTTTTAGTCAAACATAAAAATTCACAGggttaaaaataatctgttatgTCTTAAGCAGCACACCAATACTGACTTGTTAAATCTGTGCTACAAGCATTTAACCTTCACATATGTTTGGTAAGAGCAAGCAGaacccacaagaaaaaaaaacaaccaagcaaaACGTACCCTTTACAGCTTATCTCTAATTGCACTGGGTGCCAATCAACAAAGTTTCTCTGCAAGAACTAATCATAGAAGTGCGATAGAAGGAACACTGTCTTATCACACACACAAGTTAacatttattattgttatatCCAAAGTCCAGATGCCGTCCTGCACACTCTGCAAACTCAGCAAACCAGACCTGAGTGCGTGTGTGCCAGCTGGCCTCTGACCTCCTGCTTGTTGGGCTTGTTTCAGCGCACgtcttttccccttcccaagCGCTGCGAGGATCAGGATGTTACTGGCCTTTCTTTGATCTAATACAGAGGAAATAGCAGCAGCTCCCTGAATGGGTGTCAGAACAATTCCCTGTTttgcagcactgcccagccatCAAAAGCTCCTCCACCAAGCATACCTTATCACAGACAGAATAATggttttgaaattatattttggTTTGAggcttgctgcttctgtttcaaatcTCAAGGCTATATATCTTTATTGGTTGTCTATTTTTACTACTTTAtccttttattaaaagtaattaCCACTACCCACAAGTCTGTTCGTAGATATCCTTAAACAACTATTGCCCTAGCATCACTACTGCCAGAGTGTTACTTAAGCAACCCAGGAATTGCATACTCCATACCAACAGCACTATGCCACCATTAAGTCAGCAACATTTTCAGACAGCCCAACAGTCCATGCACTTACAGACATTCATCCTACTGCTAAACAACCAGCCCCTCAACTCAGTTCAGCCTTTTTTAACACCCTCCCTGCAGTGGTAGTACCCACAGTTACAGTCTCATCATGGACACTGTGCACAGACATCAGTATGCTTCTTCCTGCCTTAGCACCTCTTGTACAGTCTCTTACTGCATAGCTCTTACTTCCACAACTTGAATTTTGTTAGCTTATTCCTGAGATGCACAACTGATTGCCAAAGGGTAGATTAATTGCCAAAGGGCAAGCTAAATAGTAAGACCACTAATGTTACTTTCCCAAGGAAGGTGAAGCTGCAAGCAGGAAGGTGTTACTATGGTGAATATCCCAAGTAAGGACATTAGAGGTAGAGTTCTCAGTCACTGGCATAGACTGGCAAATAGCATTATTTGCAAGTACAAGGCAATGTATAAAAGCCCGGCCAAGACCAAGCCCTCTCTGGGATAAGCACTGTGTATGTAGCAATGTTTTCCTAATGCCAGACAGGTATGAGAAAGGACAGCAGCACCATAACTATCAGTAACGTCTCACAagggaaataaagcagaatGAGGATGAGGATACAGAACTTACTGCTCCCAGCCCACTCTTTAGACAGAATCTAATTCTATTGCTTTAGCAGTCAAAAATTCTGAGAACACCCATTTTGACAGAAAGCATGTTTAACAAAGCGCAGCTTGCTCACAGCCATCAGCTTCCAGCAAACTAGAACAGAAGTGGAAGCATTTGCCAGTATGAATGAGTTACATCCTGCTACAGATTGACAGAATCCTCCAAGGATAACCAGCTTCACAAATACAGCTGTGAAGACTGAGCTGGCTGTGGAATTTCAGGCTAGCAAACAGCTAAAAACATCTCTGATGCTGAAGATCTACTCTTACCCCTCTTTTGCAATGTGAATGTAATTAAGGAAAAACTAACAGAGGATACAAGaggaggtaaaaaaaacccaaatgtttaTATTGCTTACCCAGAAGAACAAGGAAGAATAAGACTAAACAAACTTTTTCCTTATAAGAACAGAGCTCCAAGAGCATTTCccattaaaagcagcaaaggggGAAGGTTAGTTTTTGAaatcttctctctctcttacCACCAGcataagagggaaaaaaagtatgagTTAGACACTAGACACAGCAAAGCCTGTGTAGCTTAGTACAAAACTATGTATTTACCTAGACAGATGGGTAATGATAGGTTTCACCCCTATGTATTTCTATAAATCAATTGCTTATCTGAAGACTGAAGTCCTCACCTGTTCAGATGCTAACCAGTACATGTCACCTTTTAGAAGCAATGTCTCCCTTTTCCAGCATCAGCAGCTCCAACAGACTATACTAGGCAGACCAAAACAGGTAAAAGCCTACTAGAGATAGTCATAGCTGTGGGTTTGGTAATAAAACTTCTGATGAGCACCAAGTCTTTCCGTTTGAACAGCCTTGCCAGTGTTAAGCTAGTTTATACTTGATTCACCCCTCACTGCAGCTTTGGTACATGGCAACAGCAGTACTCTGTACACACAGCATTAGACCGAGCCTCTTCACAGTAATCTTCGTGGCGCTCCAGCTTTTGCGGGTTGCCTCTCATTTACACAAGGCAGATGCAAAGCAGTACCAGGCGTGACCCGACAGGTCTGGACACAAGCCCGTACGGCAGGAGCGCCGACTGCTGAGCCCCCTCTAGCGGCACAGCGACTGGAGAGGCTGGCTTGCGCCTTGCAGTGATTGCCATGTTGCAGCTGTCAAACAAGGGATGAATTCGGAATAATCGCTAAGGGATGACCATAACAACAGCTAAAGTACCAAATGCACTTTAATGAGTTCCAGATTTTGTTCCCAGAAGAAATTTATAACGTGTCAGTACATTAGGCAGGTACACAACTTCCTCAGAACTACAGGCATGAGGAAAACTGACTGTAATATAcaggtatttaaaattatttgcagaaacCAGTTTTCCACAGTATTAGAAATAAGGCATGTTTCAGGTGTGCAAGTGGCTGCTGTATCCAGTCCTCAGATGCCATATTTGCCCTTTAGTTCTTCCACTTTCGCTATGTAAGCTTTCATTGCGTCTTCTTTGGACATTCCTGAAGGACAGAACACAGGAAGCAGTCAGAACCTTTTGCATGCAAGTCACAATTCCTTGCTATAGCGTGTAGCAGCACGCtaccagagagaaaagaagcTAAGAAGGTCACTTGGCTGTGAATCTAGTATTAAACAGACATATTAAGCAATGTTTCGAAGTGGCAAATACACTGTTGCTGTCTATACAAATAAAGTTCTATTAACGCTATAACAACCATTAGAGGAAAGCTATTCAACCAACTTAGACTGCATTTAAATGTGGTGCTGGCTCCTTAAAACAccagaaaaatcccattttcatagattaaataatttctttggcTCTTATTTAGAGAGCAGCACCCAGTTGCATCTTCCACTTAGGAAAGCTTCAAAAGAAACAACTGAGGGAGAGCTCAGTCTCTGGGGTACCAGGCTGGGACCTGGAAAACTGACTcaagttgctgctgctgctacagttCTCCTTTGTGTGGCATCTTGGGCCAGCTGGGGGATATTTCACCTTAATTCCATTTCACACAGGCTACATTTTTCAAGATTACTTCTGCCTTGCAGAGGTAATCAAAAGTAAGTTTATCACAGCATTCTAGAACTCTTGTCTTATAAGGccacagtattttatttcttgctgaaCGACACATGCTTTTCTGACTAGTTTGcctgtggttttatttactaatttttaattttttaagcaGACACTTACCTTTCAATGCATTCCAGGCATCCCactttgctttgcctttgaAGTCCAGCATACCAGGGCGGTCTGAGAGAGACAGGATAAACAGCAGTATTAGTTTGTGTGGTCTGAAGGTAGGCAGTACTCATTCCTTTCCTGAAGGAAAGGGATATTTTAGCTCTTAActatgataaaataaaatggttcaTCTTTGCAGCTATTACTTACTAACCTGTAGTCAGAAGATCACCTCACGGAAGCATGCTGGAATGCTACTGGTGGCAACAGAGATATTCTCTGTCAAGTTCCCCTAAGACGGCAGCATTTGAGCAGATCACCACCAAATAGCATGATTTGGTTTTATCGTACTTTCTGAAGAGACTGCTGTTGCGTGTCAGCTCTCCGATTGAAGAGCATCAGCTTTAAAGTAAAGCAGAAATGCCCTAAGGTCCATTACACAGAGACATGAAATCAAAACTAGTAGCGTAAAGCTTAGAACTCATTATCATCAAGTTATTAGTATGTTTCTAACACACAGTTCTTCATTTGCTCTGTCATCTCGGGATATAAGCTCTGAATTCTAACTCATTTCATTGCAGGCTACATTGTGGccaaataaagaagaaataaatgagatACGGATGCGTATATGGTTATTCTTCACATGAAGTCCCCTTGATACGGAAAATAATATAGCAAGAAACATAAACCCCTCTGTGTTTTTACTTCCTGTCTCGTTGAAGACAATTCTTAGGATTAACAAATGGAACTGGACATTACCCACAAAAATACCCTTGTACTGCTCACATGGCAATGTGACCCGCAAAACTAGTTGGCAGCTTCACCGGTCTCCAACAAAAACCCTATTAGCTTACTCTTACACAGACTGCTTTTCTAGCCAACTCCTGTTAGCTACTGCTTCACAAAAACGCAGCAACATGCAGAAACATTGGTATATTAACAGCTCTAAAGCACCATTTCACCATAGCAAACATTAATACTGCTAAGGTCCACTCATACCTAAAGGATCAAACCTTAAAACCAGTTAGTTCTTCTCCCCCTCCATGCTGCTCATCTTGCggggtgtgtatgtgtctgtggGGGGTAAGAGACTGCAAGTGCCCATACTTACCATTTCCTGCACGCTTCGCTGCCAGCTTTTAATTTAATCGACACCCAATAAACTTCACCAGCAACTGGGTCAGGAGGCCAGTGCTCCAAACAAATGACCTTTTCCCTTTCTAATTCTAGTTACTCAAGTGTTATACGAGGCCAATAGAGACAGGCTTCATTCTAAATGTCATTCTTAGGCTGAGCTGCCAGTGACTTAAGTGTAGCAACAGAAGTAGCAGGAGAGATTTTTGCATAGCATACCTGCAGAGATATTTCTGCTACAGTCTTTCCAAGATGTGGTATTTAATTGCAGCTCCTATAAAGTTTTGTCCCCTTTTATGTTTTGgctttacagtttatttttagcatCCAATCCAATTTAAACGAACTCCACCCCTCAAAGTTACTGCAATTCCACACTTGTAAGGTTTGCCTTGCTGTTTAACTGAGAAGTGTTTGTATTAAGGTAGCATCCCTCGGCCTAAGCAAGTACTTGCTGACAGAGGTCTCCAATAATCCCAAACCCAACATCTGCAAAAGCTAACACAAAGGATTCTCAGACTGTTGCTACACGATTTAGATGACTGTGGCTGGGTTAATCTAAAAACCACAAATTGCACAAACCCTTATCAGGTCAGCTTATGCCTGCCCGCATACAAATCCATGCCAAGTCGGTATTGAGCCGTTTTTGCTAAACCGCGGGATTGCAGGAAGGGTGGCACTCAATAGGGGAGAGGCCCTGCCTCCCCCGTCGCCTCCCGCCCAGCCCCCAAGCCGCAGCTGCCaggccgctgcccgccgggggCCCTGCACAgggcggcgctgcccgccggggACCGAGGCGAGGCTCACCCGTGTTCACGTCGCCCACCGTGGCCTGTTTGTAGTGACTGTAGACGTCGAGCATCTCCTGGTCCGTAGGCTGGGACTTGAGCTGCTTCACCTCCTCGGCGGCCTTCTGAAACGCGGCCTAGAGGGGGAAGCCGCAGAGCGTAGCTGGGGTCAGTACCTGCAGGCTGCCACTACCACCGCCCAACGCAGGGGAGAAGGACAGAAAGGGGGAAGAGGcacccatcccatcccatcccatcccatcccctccGCCCCCCGTCCCCTCAGAGCCCCCCGCACCTCAGTCATGACGGCGAGCCCAGCGCGTTACCGACCACCCAGCGTCTGCTGCACCGCCCCCGCCGCTCGGCCGCTTCACTCCTCGCCAGAGCGCCTGCTGGCCAATCCCAGCGCCACGGGCAACACGGCGCCAATCGGAGCCTGCCGGGGGCGGGGAGAAGCCGGGCACACGGCCAATGCGGATGCAGCGCGGGATGGGCGGGCTTCGAGGGAGCCGCGGCGCTGGCTGGCGTGAGGCGCTCGCCTGGCCATCGTCCGACAGCAGGCGGGAGccccgcccagccccgctgcGGCTCGGAGGCGCGGGAAGGGGGCGGGGACAGGGCGCCTCGCAGCCAATCCCTCGGTGCGGTGGGTGGCACCGAAACGAGGTGATTGGTGGGGCTGTGCGAAGGCGGGCTGAGGAGAGGGACCCGGAAGCGCCGGCGGGGCAGTCGGTAGCAAGGCTGAGGGGGGGGTAACGGCCCTGCTGGGGCGGGAcgggggctgagggggctgtGAGGGCTGAGGGAGGCCGTTCGATCTCGAACGGATACCTGGGGCGGGTGGTGCTCCGCCGCGGGTCCTGGTGCTACAGCGGGTGGGCCTAAGCTGGGCGGGCCCAGGGGTGGGCCCCCTTCGCAAGAGGTACCGGTCGGCAGCGCCTCTGCCCCGGCCAGCGCCTGCAGGGGGTCTGCTGTGCTGCCCCGGTACCTGGTCTCCGCCCGAGGTGGAATCGGTCTGTTGGGTCTGTGCAGTACTTGTGAAAAGCGGCGGTCTCTGCTCCCAAATCTGTATTCTTACAGCGTTCTTCCACGCTGCTCAGGAGAAAGTTAATTGAATGCTATCCCCTTTCCTTTACTCTCTACTGTGCCCTCCAGGTCTCAAGCCCATGTGCAACAGCATCAAGAAGATATTAATATTTGCTGTATAGCAAAAATCTAGTGATTTTAAGGTACAAAGTATGCTTTTCTTGATTGGCATCTTTCATTTGTGTATCACAGCTTATTTACAATGAAAATTGAGTTAAGAGCTCTGGGAGTTATTGACCAAGGGGATGTAAAAGCAAGTTACCTTCTGATGTGGAAGGCCTGTGTCCCCATTCTGCAGaaagtatttgaagaaaatactgcttgctTACTTTGCTAGGACAAATACAGCAAGGATTGGGAGATGCCTGGCTACCTGCATGATGGTGGGGTGCTTAGATAATCTCCCCTCGCAGCAcggaaggagaaaaaaaaaagccatacacacacaaaaaaagaacatgaaaggATGAATAGGCAAGAGAATCCCTTGCAGGACTGGAAGTGGTGACTGAAATGGCTGCTGAGGGATAGGAGATGCAGAGGCTGTACTGTGTCCCTGGCTGATGTTGCAGCACTTAGACTGCAGTCTTTGCTcattgctgcagcagccacgGCAGTTTACTGTGTGACCAGAAAGCAATGTTGTTGAGGAATACCCAGCACCAAAATTAAGAGAAGATTGTCAAGGTAGGAAATAGCTTGTTTTCCTGTGGAGAGAAAGAACCCAATGGAACAACACGTGGGCTTGTTTGTAGAGGGGCTTGGGTTCATAAGCTGCTTCTGTTGTAGTTTCTGCTCTCCGCTGAAGTACTATAAGCCCTGTAGACCATTCTAGAGACCtactattttaaattaaatcaagCCTCTTAATTATGTAGTAGTATACCAGGAGAATTATTTGCATGTGTATGTGGGGGAGGTTTTTCCACATTCTGTAGGGAGGTAAAAATGAGCGTTGTGTAACAGCTTAAGGCATTTTTCAGGGTATTATGTCCTCTATGATATAAGTATATTAAgaaggttttgggtttgttcaTTTTAGTACATTCTTTTAGAGCACAATGTTACTCACCCAGCAGGTAGTCTTCAGTCACTTAAATCCCAAACAACATACTTGCATTTATCTACAACATTTTTGTGTGCTTAATAGGGAGTCTGGTGCTGTATTACACAGCACAGGTACAAATACTGGACTATTTGGTGTGCAGTATCAATAATATCCTAGACAACCCTGTTTGTTTTGAGATTCTGATACTGCTTCTGtagaaataatagaaataaagtCCTGAAAGACAAAATGCTATTGAATTTCTCACCGTGTTTTAATCTTTGCCTGAGACCCGCTTGTACCTTGTTTCCTAGCTGCGCTCATACACAGAGGAAGGGCAATCATTCCTCTCTTTAATGTTTTCCAGGTTATTCAGAATTAATTCTCATGTCAGCAGAAAGCTCAACCATCACAGTTCGTCTTGTTCGCTCTTTTGAACACCGGAATTTCAGACCTGTAGTGTATCATGGAGTTAACTTGGATCAGACAGTAAAGCAGTTCATTACTTTTGTGCAGAAGGGTAAGGGGCTGTTGCCTTACTCGTTTGTTTCAGTGCCATGTGTTGTTGTCTCTGCACAAGAAAGTGGAGGGGAGCAAATGAATGGGAATTCTGTGGCTTTGGTAGAGATGCCAGATTTGTGTTTACATCCCCTGTGCGCTCTCCTCCCTTGGATTAAAGGTCTGGAGTTAATAAGGGTGTCTATGGTCCATGTGCCATGCCTGAATCTGGATAGactgctccccctgcccagatCCCCATGTTTAGTCAAAAAGAGACGCGGGCATTGTGCATTTGGCTCAGTGCCTCAGGCTCCTTGAGTGGTGCTGTCAGGCAGCTATTCATAAATTAACAGGAGTAAATTAGTAAAATTTAGAGAGCCTTTGATCCTTAGGAACTACACCAATATGTGGAATGTGGGAATGCAAATCTGTTTGCTATTTGTGAGAAGAGAGGACCTCAAAAAATTGTTTTTGACACTGCGAGGTCTAACTGTGCATGTTTGCTGCCCAGTTTGTGTCTCCATCTTGAGCTTTGTGGTATGGATTTACTCATCTATGAGCTTCATGGTTTAGAAGCCTGGCTGAAAGTGACAATGTATCTGAAAGTTAATTAACGTAGACCAGCCCACACAGTGACTCAGTAGTTAGGGCGTTACCCTGATCTTGCAGATGTATTTCTACACACCTAAATGGAGACATTCAAAGAGTGCAATATAAcatcatttgattttttttttttttttacatgaagtCAGCTTAAACAAGTCTCGAACTGTTATAGCTGATAATATTTGAGCAACTTCTAGGACATTGCCCTGGGCCTCACAGCTATATAGTGTTTTCAGCAACT
The Falco cherrug isolate bFalChe1 chromosome 8, bFalChe1.pri, whole genome shotgun sequence DNA segment above includes these coding regions:
- the DBI gene encoding acyl-CoA-binding protein, with product MTEAAFQKAAEEVKQLKSQPTDQEMLDVYSHYKQATVGDVNTDRPGMLDFKGKAKWDAWNALKGMSKEDAMKAYIAKVEELKGKYGI